One stretch of Bacteroidota bacterium DNA includes these proteins:
- a CDS encoding cation transporter — translation MKSVHVAIQGMTCGHCVMSVKKELSKVEGITVNSVAIGSADVEIDESKVTNQTIQHAVEEAGYEVVSIR, via the coding sequence ATGAAATCTGTTCATGTTGCAATACAAGGAATGACCTGCGGTCATTGTGTCATGAGTGTTAAAAAAGAATTAAGTAAAGTGGAAGGAATTACAGTCAATTCCGTCGCAATTGGTTCAGCGGATGTTGAGATTGATGAATCTAAAGTGACGAATCAAACCATTCAACATGCTGTTGAAGAAGCAGGATATGAAGTGGTTTCAATTCGATAA
- a CDS encoding heavy metal translocating P-type ATPase yields MTDLKIQTLTLPVEGMTCASCVARVEKVLTRVDGVEKTTVNLATEKATIKYDPARATPEQFAKVVDEAGYKLVIENIKPTNDSKSLDGYQKLKKEFIISLIFALPVMILSMIGMTDWFMEISPLGMDEVNKLLFLGATVVMVVSGKRFFMIAWKLVQHFEADMNTLVAVGTGVAYLFSSIVVLFPEWLPDTVGMMDVYFDTASTIIVLILLGKMLEARAKKRASDAMKNLMSIQPKTAQVYRNNAYVDVAVSDVVKNDMILVRPGGKIPVDGIIQKGETSIDESMMTGESIPVQKKNGDKVIGGTINTTGSIEFRATAVGSETMLSQIVRLVEEAQGSKAPIQSLADKIASVFVPIVLGIALITFILGFVVWNLEFSQAMIHAIAVLIIACPCALGLATPTAIMVGTGRGASAGVLIKNAESLERAGSITAVVFDKTGTITVGKPSVTDIIPFNEITAEELIMLAASVEHKSEHPLSRAVVEYAEKLNIVMEPVESFLANPGFGVTGKVAGKSVVIGKEEIMRESLVNIITAKEMVDRLKQEGKTVMYVGVQRKLVGIIAIADTIRESSKDAIRKLGALNITIALLTGDNKTTAEAIAKEVGITTVIANVLPKDKAEYIKQLQAKNEIVAMVGDGINDAPALAQANVSLAMASGTDVAMETADIALMKHDLTAVVRAITLSRSTIRTIKQNLFWAFIYNIIGIPLAAFGMLNPTFAAGAMAFSSVSVVTNSLRLRKVKI; encoded by the coding sequence ATGACAGATCTAAAAATTCAAACACTCACGCTTCCCGTAGAAGGGATGACCTGTGCCAGTTGCGTTGCGCGTGTGGAAAAAGTCCTGACACGAGTGGACGGCGTGGAAAAAACAACAGTCAATCTCGCCACGGAAAAAGCAACAATCAAATATGATCCCGCGAGAGCGACCCCGGAACAATTTGCAAAAGTTGTTGATGAGGCAGGATATAAACTTGTCATTGAAAATATAAAGCCAACGAACGATTCAAAATCTTTAGACGGGTATCAAAAACTTAAGAAAGAATTTATCATCAGTCTGATCTTTGCACTTCCGGTGATGATCTTGAGTATGATTGGTATGACTGACTGGTTTATGGAGATTTCTCCACTGGGAATGGATGAAGTGAATAAATTACTTTTTCTTGGGGCAACAGTGGTGATGGTTGTTTCAGGAAAACGTTTCTTTATGATTGCATGGAAACTAGTGCAACATTTTGAAGCAGATATGAACACGCTTGTTGCCGTTGGTACGGGGGTAGCATATCTCTTCAGTTCAATTGTCGTGTTGTTTCCGGAATGGCTTCCTGACACTGTTGGAATGATGGATGTTTATTTCGATACAGCTTCAACGATTATTGTGCTTATTCTTCTCGGTAAAATGCTTGAGGCTCGTGCCAAAAAACGTGCATCAGATGCTATGAAGAATCTGATGTCGATCCAACCGAAAACAGCACAAGTATATCGAAATAACGCATATGTCGATGTTGCAGTAAGTGACGTAGTGAAGAATGATATGATCCTTGTTCGTCCTGGCGGAAAAATACCGGTGGATGGTATCATTCAAAAAGGAGAGACGTCGATCGATGAATCGATGATGACCGGGGAAAGTATTCCAGTTCAGAAAAAAAATGGCGACAAAGTAATCGGTGGAACGATCAACACAACAGGAAGCATTGAATTCCGTGCGACTGCCGTCGGTAGTGAAACGATGCTTTCTCAGATTGTCCGTTTGGTAGAAGAAGCACAAGGTTCGAAAGCGCCGATTCAATCACTAGCCGATAAGATCGCTTCGGTGTTTGTTCCAATAGTTCTTGGTATAGCATTAATAACCTTCATTTTAGGATTTGTGGTTTGGAATTTGGAGTTTTCACAAGCTATGATCCATGCAATCGCTGTGCTGATCATCGCGTGTCCTTGTGCACTCGGTCTCGCCACTCCCACAGCAATTATGGTCGGCACCGGACGGGGAGCATCAGCAGGTGTATTGATTAAAAATGCTGAAAGTCTTGAGCGTGCCGGATCGATCACCGCTGTTGTGTTTGATAAGACCGGTACGATAACGGTTGGAAAACCATCGGTGACTGATATTATTCCTTTCAATGAAATCACTGCAGAAGAATTAATTATGTTAGCTGCATCGGTAGAACATAAATCAGAACATCCTCTTTCCAGAGCCGTGGTTGAATATGCTGAGAAGTTGAATATTGTCATGGAACCAGTTGAATCTTTTTTAGCAAATCCTGGATTTGGCGTTACCGGAAAAGTAGCAGGGAAGAGTGTTGTTATTGGTAAAGAGGAGATCATGCGCGAGTCGTTGGTCAATATTATTACAGCAAAGGAGATGGTTGACCGACTAAAACAGGAGGGAAAAACGGTAATGTATGTTGGTGTACAACGAAAGCTGGTCGGCATTATTGCAATTGCAGATACCATTCGGGAATCTTCAAAAGATGCAATACGCAAACTGGGAGCGTTGAATATCACGATTGCATTATTGACCGGTGATAATAAAACTACTGCCGAAGCAATTGCAAAAGAAGTTGGCATTACAACCGTGATTGCTAATGTGCTGCCGAAAGATAAAGCGGAGTATATCAAACAATTGCAGGCAAAGAATGAGATTGTAGCAATGGTTGGAGATGGAATTAACGATGCTCCGGCCTTGGCTCAGGCAAATGTCAGTCTTGCAATGGCTTCAGGGACGGATGTTGCGATGGAAACAGCTGATATAGCGTTAATGAAACATGATCTGACAGCAGTAGTCCGGGCAATTACCTTATCGCGCAGCACTATCCGAACCATCAAACAAAACCTTTTTTGGGCATTTATCTATAACATAATCGGAATTCCTCTCGCAGCATTTGGAATGCTGAACCCGACATTTGCAGCCGGAGCAATGGCGTTTAGTTCAGTGAGTGTCGTTACGAATTCATTGCGATTGAGAAAAGTGAAAATCTGA